A stretch of Tripterygium wilfordii isolate XIE 37 chromosome 11, ASM1340144v1, whole genome shotgun sequence DNA encodes these proteins:
- the LOC120008630 gene encoding probable trehalose-phosphate phosphatase D, with amino-acid sequence MTNPNVVVSDAKSGIGMAITAAVPKSLALLGAAQVTVTRKKYLKKTETAREGGETARINAWVDSMRASSPTRIRSKISLQSETDQEHNSWIANHPSALSMFEQIVSSSKGKQIVMFLDYDGTLSPIVEDPDRAFMTKEMREAVRDVARYFPTAIVTGRCRDKVCGFVKLPGLYYAGSHGMDIKGPSKCTYNEDNQGVLFQPASEYLPMIEEVYKTLLECTKSIPGVKVENNKFCASVHYRCVDENMWGGLAEQVRVVINNYPKLRLTEGRKVLEIRPTIKWDKGKALEFLLESFGYADSNDVLPIYIGDDRTDEDAFKVLRNRGQGFGILVSKVPKETNASYSLRETTEVKDFLRLLVAWKRLSLKGS; translated from the exons ATGACCAACCCAAATGTGGTGGTTTCTGATGCCAAATCAGGTATTGGCATGGCAATAACAGCGGCAGTGCCAAAGTCGCTGGCCTTGCTCGGCGCGGCGCAGGTCACTGTAACTCGAAAGAAGTATTTAAAGAAGACTGAAACTGCAAGAGAAGGAGGAGAAACAGCAAGAATCAATGCCTGGGTTGATTCAATGAGAGCTTCTTCTCCGACCCGAATCAGGTCAAAGATTTCTCTGCAGTCAGAGACTGATCAAGAGCACAACTCTTGGATT GCCAATCATCCATCCGCCTTAAGCATGTTTGAACAAATTGTGAGTTCTTCCAAGGGGAAACAGATTGTCATGTTCTTGGATTACGATGGTACACTCTCCCCCATTGTTGAAGACCCAGATCGAGCATTCATGACAAAAGAG ATGAGAGAAGCTGTAAGGGATGTTGCTAGATACTTTCCCACAGCTATTGTGACAGGGAGATGCAGGGACAAg GTTTGCGGGTTTGTAAAACTACCAGGGCTTTACTATGCTGGTAGTCATGGCATGGACATCAAGGGACCATCAAAATGTACATACAATGAA GACAATCAAGGAGTCCTGTTTCAACCTGCAAGTGAATATCTACCCATGATTGAGGAGGTTTATAAGACATTGCTAGAGTGTACAAAATCAATCCCAGGAGTCAAAGTGGAAAATAACAAGTTTTGTGCATCTGTGCACTACCGCTGTGTTGATGAAAAC ATGTGGGGTGGATTAGCAGAACAAGTTAGAGTAGTAATCAATAATTACCCAAAGCTTAGACTAACAGAAGGCAGGAAGGTGCTAGAGATAAGGCCAACCATCAAATGGGACAAGGGCAAAGCCCTTGAATTCTTATTAGAGTCATTTGGATATGCTGATTCTAATGATGTTTTACCAATTTATATTGGAGATGATCGAACGGATGAGGATGCATTTAAG GTTTTGCGCAATAGAGGACAAGGGTTTGGGATTCTGGTCTCGAAAGTTCCAAAGGAAACCAATGCCTCTTATTCTCTGCGGGAAACAACTGAG GTTAAGGACTTCCTGCGGCTTTTGGTGGCATGGAAAAGATTGTCCCTAAAAGGAAGTTAA
- the LOC120009519 gene encoding NDR1/HIN1-like protein 13 — protein MAERAPHLTDEFSNPTSNNQIQTLTLPAFQSGTYVVQIPKDQVYRVPPPENARFVERLSIPVKNSKRKKCCSPFFCCCSITISIIILIGLAITISFLFLRPKDPKFSIQNVLVKQKNYPTYNITLNVNNRNPKAGIIYKQGGHASLSFRQQEIATGKYPKFYQERDSSSLIGVLLDGSKFVLPKEIEKSRKSRGIVSLSLNMDVPISLKNGIFGAKNAKLVVACDLTVDKLAKGGRVISEACQTD, from the coding sequence ATGGCGGAGCGGGCCCCACATTTGACGGATGAATTTTCCAATCCTACTTCCAATAATCAAATCCAAACCCTAACTCTTCCTGCCTTTCAATCCGGCACATACGTGGTCCAAATCCCTAAGGATCAAGTCTACCGCGTTCCGCCACCGGAAAATGCTCGATTTGTTGAACGTCTCTCGATTCCGGTGAAGAATAGTAAGCGTAAAAAGTGTTGTTCtccatttttttgttgttgttctatCACCATTTCCATTATCATCCTTATCGGCCTGGCTATaaccatttcttttctttttcttagacCAAAAGATCCCAAATTTTCAATCCAAAATGTCCTAGTCAAGCAAAAGAACTACCCAACTTATAACATCACGTTAAATGTCAATAATCGGAACCCTAAAGCCGGAATTATTTACAAACAAGGCGGTCatgcttctctctcttttcgaCAACAAGAGATTGCCACAGGAAAATATCCAAAGTTCTACCAAGAGCGTGATAGTTCGAGCCTTATCGGAGTACTGCTTGATGGTTCAAAATTTGTGTTGCCTAAGGAGATTGAGAAAAGCAGGAAATCGAGAGGGATTGTTTCTTTGTCCCTTAATATGGATGTGCCAATAAGCTTGAAAAATGGGATTTTTGGGGCAAAGAATGCTAAGCTTGTTGTAGCTTGTGATTTGACGGTTGATAAGCTAGCGAAAGGTGGTCGAGTTATTTCTGAGGCATGTCAAActgattga